GGAAAATGAAGACAGCTCAGATGCCACAACTCCAGTTCCCAGAGTGTAAGTATATAATACTGCAGGACTTATTGATATTATCAAATGCTTTCAGAATTTGTTCAGAAGAATTTGCAGAAAGAGTGAGGTGACCAATCCTTTGGGACGTTCTTTGGGAGTATCGTGAGCTTGTTGTGGCTCAGAACTGATGGTGACCTTTGTTTCAGAAGGACTGACTACGTAGTCCGACCTAGCACTGGAGAGGAGAAACGTGTGTTCCAGGAGCAGGTAAGAAGCgaatcttaattttaaatccaCATGTTGAAACAATTGGCCACCGATACAAGAGAATTTGTATGGGATGACAGTTTTGTACTCAGTGCAAGCTTTGTTAATGTAAAGAATTCatgtatttcttctgccttgAAGTAGGTATCTTGGCCTCACATAACAATTTCTAATAGTACAGCCTAGCTGCTTACCGCCAAAACACCTTTATTTCCAATGGCTGTTGGGCAAAATTGATTGAAATCAGTATTACCAACCTTTGTATCTCCTCTGCCATCCCCCAGCCCACAAGGATGACTTGTCTCTATAATATTTTTTGGGTGTGTATGAGTACAAGCAGCAGGTGGCAATAAGTGCACCCATACACTTAGTTATCTTGTCTGCAGTAGCTGCAAGTGTGTATTACAGGTTAAAGACATGCTGACAATTCCTCTCCCTGGATACACATGCTGTATCCATAGTGATATCCATGAATATCCAGGTTCAATTTTGGAAATCTCTTCTGCCAGattagagggagaaaaaagggttCGTTGTTGCTGGGGGGGAAGGGGTGTTTGCTGGGCAGAAGGTTTATCTCTGGCACCGCTCTGGTCTGTGCAGCTGCTTAATTAACCTAATGTGTTGCACCTGCACACTTTGGGTAAGTAGCGCTTTCTATTCTGCTTGAAGTAGTTTGCGCTTGTCTTGATCCAAAACTAGTTTATACAGCAGTATTTGAGcctttaaataataaaagaagcCTTTCTCTAGAGAACGATAAttactgaaatgtaaaataacttGACTTTGCTCTATATGTTTCCTGCTAAATTCAGTCCTCTTGTTTCCAAATACAGGAACGTTACCGTTACAGCCAGCCCCACAAAGCTTTCACTTTCCGTATGCATGGCTTTGAGTCAGTTGTTGGTCCCGTGAAAGGGGTGTTTGACAAGGAAACCTCGTTAAATAAAGCCCGAGAGCATTCTCTCCTGCGCTCAGACCGACCAGCGTATGTTACCATCTTGTCCCTTGGTAAGGTGATagccaaaaaaaattttttttaaaaagaaaagggctCCCCTGACCCTCCAAACAATGATTATTTTAGGAATCTACATTATTAGTGAGCGAGTGGGCACTATGAGAGCAGGGATAAGAGAACAATACCGAAATGTATCTGCTGAATACAAGTACCTAGTTACAGCTGCAAGATTAAGCTCTGATTTTGCGTTTCAGTTCGTGATGCTGCTGCTCGCCTTCCTAATGGAGAAGGAACTCGTGCTGAAATCTGTGAGCTGCTTAAAGATTCACAGTTCCTTGCTCCCGATGTCACGAGTGCTCAAGTAAGTTGGATGTTGTGTCTGATCTTAAATAGCTTCTCCTAAAAATACACTGCACAGTCCTGGGTGGTATTCAGTGGCTAAtgccaaataattttttatgctGCTTTGGTTAGCATATGAGAGCTATGTTCTACTCTGGTGAGCAGCTGCAGATCTGCACCGGACTCTGGATGATGAAAAAAACAGCtagaaaagctgcagaattAACACTGTGTCATGTATCTGCTCACCTTTTAGACTGAGAAACGGTGAATTATCAGAGCTCTCAGCTTTGAAGGCAaacagcagcctgtgctgcaaCATCTCTCAGTTCTTACTCAAATGAAAATTGCTAGCAGCTTGCTCACGTTTTATGCCAAATAGGATTACTTTTCTATTCATAACCTTTGGCTAGTCCGACCAGGGATATCTTGTAATTCTGTGAATTCTGAACTTTCAGGTTAATACTGTTGTTAGTGGTGCTCTGGATCGATTACATTACGAGAAAGATCCCTGTGTGAAATACGACATTGGACGCAAGTTGTGGATCTACCTGCACCGGGACAGGAGTGAGGAAGAGTTTGGTAAGCCTGGCTTGGTGATATCTTAAGCATTGAAAATTTTTTTACCTCTCTTGAGCTTCTTCAGTCCAACTGGATATTGAACATTAATCTGTCagtcttgcttttttctctaGTCAGTTTGCTAGTGTTAGCCCATCAGCACTTAAATCCAGTCTTGCAGAGCAGTGTATCAGTTTGAAGTAGTTGTTGGAAAAACAGAATCTCATGTACAAGAACTGCAGCTTATGCACATTCACAGCTTCTTATGTGTCTTATTTTTAGCCTTTTTGGCTAATTTTACgtgatatttttctctgcaCTATGAGATGACTATATGTGTTTGATTTCTTGTCTGAAGATGAACTTACAGTTCTGAATTTGCCTCTTTCTTAAATCATTTTGCTTGTGTTCAGGAGCTCTAACTGTTGATTCGTATTTGCAGAACGGATCCACCAGgctcaggctgctgcagcaaaggcCAAGAAAGCTCTTCAGCAGAAGCCAAAACCTCCAGCTAAAATGGTAAAAGTTTTTTTGCACAGTTGCTTTTGAGATGGGGAAGGAAATACATGCTTAACTTAATCCATAACTTCTGCATCCATAGTGGCTGATGAAAATTGCCACCTAGTTGAGTTACCAGTTCATGATGTTTCCACTGTTGTCTTTGTTGATCTCAGCAGAAAGATAAATGGAATTTGTTTGTGCTACCTGTCTTAGGACTGGTCTTTCAGATCTGGTTTTGAGGTTCATCTGTAGCAGAGTGCTGCTCTCCCCTTGCTGTGCTGAAGCTGTCAGGCTTTGGATGTCttggtttttgttattgttattgatataaaaatatttataaagtggTTGCTGTTGGCAAATTAACCAAGGTGGAAATCTGCACATTGTGAATGTTTGTCACTGCTGAGATGCACTTTTCCCTGAGAACAAGAGCAGCCAAATGCACCAGCCCATTTGTGGCTGCAGTTGAGGAAGGCAGACAGTCAGTTATCTCTGATTTCAGGATTTAGCACCAGGGCGTCATTCATAACCATACAGAACTCGGATTAAAGTGCTCAGAACTCGGCTTAAAGTGCTCAGAGCGCAGCAGTCAGATCCAGTTTTTGTGAAGACCTTCATGCTTGACGTGGTTTCTTTGCAGAAGTCTAGTAGCAAGGAGAGTTCTGTGAAagctctgcccagcagcacaTCAGAGCCCAGCCAGCTGAGCCTCAGTGACTCCAGCATGCCACCAACTCCCGTGACTCCCGTGACACCGACTGCGCCAGCATTACCAGCAACACCGATTTCACCCCCACCGGTGTCTGTGGTCACCAAGAGCATATCAAGCGCTGGATCGGAGCCAGCAAAACCCAGCCAAAGGTACTTCTTCTGTCTCATACATTGCTCATGAATGTTACGGGTTCTTTCTCAGCCATTTTCTGTAACTTTGCTGATCTACTGGCTTTATCTTTTCCGTAGCGTTCTTCTGGTATCCTCCCCTACCATGCCGCAGCTCGGGACGTTGCTTTCCACAGCCCAGAGTTCACAGACGCAGCCGGGGCCGCAGGCGGCTCCTCCACGGGTGGTAAATCACACCACATCCTCAGGCCTGCCGCAGGTCCGGGTGGTCACAGCCCAGTCCAGCCTCCCTGCTGTGTCTCAGCAAGCCCCAGTGGtaacccagcagcagcaacctgCGTCAGTGCCTCAAATCCGCGTCCCGGCGACGGCCACGCAGACCAAGGTGCTCCCTCAGGTGAGTTTGCCTGCATGGAAATGATGGAGTTGTTCTGATTTATAATCTGATGACTTCTAGTATTTCAGTATGGTGCACAGGAATTATTTGCTCACTCAGAACATGCAGTaactgcagggctggagcatAGAAATAGTTGTGCATGAATAATATTGTTCAGTGCTCCTTTTTCCTGccttatttcttatttatgtGTCACCATTAAATTGTGCGTTGCATTAAAAAGTCTATAGAACTTGCAAGCTGTAAGTCACGggataaaaagaataaattcttAGTCTGTTAGTATTGTGTTAATCTGCTCACAGGCTGCCTCTGTGTGTCTTTCCATAGACTGTGATGACTCTGCCGGTAAAAGCCCAAACCAGTCCGGTGCAGGTGCAAAGACCAGGGAGCTCGGTGATAGGACAGACCGGCATCACGGTGACAGGACTGTCTGCAGCACACAGTCCTGCTGTAAAGCCAGCAACCAGCTCCCCGGGCAGTTCTGCTACAAGCACCTCCTCTACCACGGTCATCCAGAACGTAGCTGGCCAGAATATCATCAAGCAGGTGAGAGAGAGTGGGAGAGACAAGGAACTGGGCTCCACCACCCAGCTGTTATTCTGGTTTTTGTGACAGAAATCATATGCAGATACGAAAAGACAGTGAAAACTGTAGTGAGCTGTAACGTGGTGTGAGCTGTTGACTGGGCAGATTTAGGCAGTTGGTGGTTTGGTCAGCTGCACAGTATTTCGTATTTTATATGGTGTTGGGAATGCCATCTGATACGCAGCCAGAACTATTTTTGGTAGTGTACTGAGTGCTAGCATCGCGCTGCTTCCATTCCCACAGGAACAAACATCCTGTTGGgaaattttgctttggttttgccttGGACTCTCCTGGTTTGATACAGTGGTTTCTCTGATCTCTTCCAGGTGGCTATTACAGGACAACTCGGCATGAAGACCCAGCCTGGAAGCAGCATCCCACTCACGGCAACCAATTTTCGGATCCAAGGAAAGGACGTGTTGCGCCTTCCCCCGTCCTCGATCACCACAGACGCGAAGGGGCAGACTGTGCTGCGGATCACCCCGGACATGATGGCCACCCTGGCCAAATCGCAAGTCACTACCGTCAAACTGACTCAGGACCTCTTCACAGCAGCTGCgggcagcagcactgctgggaaAGGCATCTCTGCAACTTTGCACGTGACATCCAATCCTGTCCAGACTGCTGATTCTCCAGCCAAGACCAGCACGGCCACTTCAGCTTCTTCAAGCCCGGCTGGAAGCACAGTGGTTAAAGTGACTCCGGACCTAAAGACTGCAGAGCCGACGAGCTCCGCTTTTCGACTGATGCCCGCGCTGGGCGTGACCGTGGCCGATCAGAAGAGCAAAGCCATCACTACGGTGGCATCCACGGAGGCCAAGCCGGCTGCTACGATCAGAAtcgtgcaggggctgggggtgatgCCTCCCAAAGCCGGGCAGACAATTACTGTAGCTACTCACGCGAAGCAAGTCCCGTCTTCCTCAGCAGTGAGCGTGGCTGGCACGGTCCATACCTCGGCTGTCTCCTTGCCCACCGTGAGTGCCACCGTGTCCAAAGCGGTTGCCGTGGCCTCGGGAGCTGTGGGGACTCCCATCACGATAGGCACAGGAGCCACCGCCGTGCGGCAGGTGCCTGTCAGCACCACTGTCGTATCTACGTCCCAGGCAGTAAGTAACGCTCAGCTTTCTCTGGAGGTGCGTTAGAAAGGGAAATGCTGAAATATAGTGATGGTTTATGTCTGAAAGCTCTTTGCAGCCACAAAGGCTCACATTTAATAGAATGTGGGTCTGCAACTAATTTAATGGTGTCGGAATTGTAGCTGAGTAACCAGAAAACACTCAGATACGTCTTCACTTACCTTGCGTTGTGAGCAAATGAAGTAAACTTTGCGTATCTGAAGTCCTACCTTGTGCCTCACACCTCCGAAATGATTTCCTTTGGAATCGTGTCAGAACTAGAAGCTCTTATAACGTATTAACTTTTTTACGGAATTCCTGCTTTAATGCCATTTTAATGCCCAAAGCTGAAGGCACCATAAACTGTGCCGTGAAAGTTGAATAGGCTAATTGACATTAGCACAGCTTTTGAAGGATAAAAATCATGAATGGCTGCAGTGATCCTTCCCAGAGAAACACTGTGGCGCAAAGATGATGTGGCTTTTCATGGCTCAGGCAGCTGTGAAGTGAATTTTAATGAGCCTGAAATGGAGCGCAGATTTCCTCAGCAAACCTGCTGTTGGTTTCTACACCCAGGACTCCTAAAAATCAAACGGAGTGGTTTAATTGCATGttggcagcagcttctctgctgaaCTCCTCACGTGTTCTTCGACTTCTCCAGGGTAAACTACCAGCACGGATAACGGTGCCTCTGTCGGTGATCAGCCAGCCGGTGAAAGGCAAGAGCGTGGTGACTGCCCCCATCATCAAGGGCAACCTCGGGGCCAAGTGAGTACTTCACGTCTGGAAGTTTTGCTGTAGAAATAGGCTGGGGAAGGTCTGTGTTCGATAGATTCCTGGGGAGCACACAAGCAGAGGGTGGAATAGACTCGGAGTCTGTTAATAGATCCATTAGCTGCAAGAAATGGAATGGAGTCTTTGTTTAGGTGCCCTGAGATGTTCTAGCaaagacactgaagaaaaaaagtttttgccTTGAAACCAGCTATTAGATTAATTCTGggtgtttcagaaagaattAACCAGGTGACATACCTGAAAATATATGTAATCTGAAGGCATCTTCCCATTAAAGAAACTAGGGAAGTGTTAACTGCCTCAGTGAAAATTCCTCTGGTGTTCAGATACTGAAatctttttgtttattcttccATGAATTCTCGTGGTGTCTCCCTCGGTTAATATTTCCTGGCAGAACACTGCGTGCTCGCCTATTTTCTGCATTCCTTGAGAAGTGTTCAGGTCTGATCAGACTAACCCAGTGATGTGCGTGGTCCAGAATTAGAGGATTTAATTCATGCGATAAAGGAATTCTC
This region of Caloenas nicobarica isolate bCalNic1 chromosome 26, bCalNic1.hap1, whole genome shotgun sequence genomic DNA includes:
- the NFRKB gene encoding nuclear factor related to kappa-B-binding protein isoform X1, with translation MDSLEHMLTDPLELGPCEDGHGGRIMEDCMLGTARVSLPEDLLEDPDIFFEVVSLSTWQEVLTDAQRDHLKKFLPHFPENNREHQNKVISAFFGGENFRFGNPLHIAQKLFRDGHFNPEVVKYRQLCLKSQYKRYLSSQQQYFYRLLKQILASRNYLLDLARKGGPDATLRRRHIPPTYDTEERDRRTHRRYLKILREVKEECGDTTLSSDEEDLSSWPPSSPGRCPSPPIPLRVIPTLSTLDMKTADKIELGDSDLKMMLRKHHEKRKRQPDHPDLVTTDVTLEDIMTRVNAGRKGSLAALYDLANLKKKVKEKEDKKKKKLKVIKSEVEDLADSLSNADGIPAMSQDPSPIALSSVKEEPLEDMKPCLGINEISSSFFFLLLEILFLEGPATLSVLEDKVLDWQSSPASALNNWFSFASNWSELVLPALQYLTGDSRDVPSSFSPFVEFKEKTQQWKLLGSCQDHEKELAALFQLWLETKDQTFFKENEDSSDATTPVPRVRTDYVVRPSTGEEKRVFQEQERYRYSQPHKAFTFRMHGFESVVGPVKGVFDKETSLNKAREHSLLRSDRPAYVTILSLVRDAAARLPNGEGTRAEICELLKDSQFLAPDVTSAQVNTVVSGALDRLHYEKDPCVKYDIGRKLWIYLHRDRSEEEFERIHQAQAAAAKAKKALQQKPKPPAKMKSSSKESSVKALPSSTSEPSQLSLSDSSMPPTPVTPVTPTAPALPATPISPPPVSVVTKSISSAGSEPAKPSQSVLLVSSPTMPQLGTLLSTAQSSQTQPGPQAAPPRVVNHTTSSGLPQVRVVTAQSSLPAVSQQAPVVTQQQQPASVPQIRVPATATQTKVLPQTVMTLPVKAQTSPVQVQRPGSSVIGQTGITVTGLSAAHSPAVKPATSSPGSSATSTSSTTVIQNVAGQNIIKQVAITGQLGMKTQPGSSIPLTATNFRIQGKDVLRLPPSSITTDAKGQTVLRITPDMMATLAKSQVTTVKLTQDLFTAAAGSSTAGKGISATLHVTSNPVQTADSPAKTSTATSASSSPAGSTVVKVTPDLKTAEPTSSAFRLMPALGVTVADQKSKAITTVASTEAKPAATIRIVQGLGVMPPKAGQTITVATHAKQVPSSSAVSVAGTVHTSAVSLPTVSATVSKAVAVASGAVGTPITIGTGATAVRQVPVSTTVVSTSQAGKLPARITVPLSVISQPVKGKSVVTAPIIKGNLGANISGLGRNIILTTMPAGTKLIAGNKPVSFLTAQQLQQLQQQGQATQVRIQTVPASHLQQGTVSGSTKAVSTVVVTTAPSPKQTQDQL
- the NFRKB gene encoding nuclear factor related to kappa-B-binding protein isoform X2 — encoded protein: MDSLEHMLTDPLELGPCEDGHGGRIMEDCMLGTARVSLPEDLLEDPDIFFEVVSLSTWQEVLTDAQRDHLKKFLPHFPENNREHQNKVISAFFGGENFRFGNPLHIAQKLFRDGHFNPEVVKYRQLCLKSQYKRYLSSQQQYFYRLLKQILASRNYLLDLARKGGPDATLRRRHIPPTYDTEERDRRTHRRYLKILREVKEECGDTTLSSDEEDLSSWPPSSPGRCPSPPIPLRVIPTLSTLDMKTADKIELGDSDLKMMLRKHHEKRKRQPDHPDLVTTDVTLEDIMTRVNAGRKGSLAALYDLANLKKKVKEKEDKKKKKLKVIKSEVEDLADSLSNADGIPAMSQDPSPIALSSVKEEPLEDMKPCLGINEISSSFFFLLLEILFLEGPATLSVLEDKVLDWQSSPASALNNWFSFASNWSELVLPALQYLTGDSRDVPSSFSPFVEFKEKTQQWKLLGSCQDHEKELAALFQLWLETKDQTFFKENEDSSDATTPVPRVTDYVVRPSTGEEKRVFQEQERYRYSQPHKAFTFRMHGFESVVGPVKGVFDKETSLNKAREHSLLRSDRPAYVTILSLVRDAAARLPNGEGTRAEICELLKDSQFLAPDVTSAQVNTVVSGALDRLHYEKDPCVKYDIGRKLWIYLHRDRSEEEFERIHQAQAAAAKAKKALQQKPKPPAKMKSSSKESSVKALPSSTSEPSQLSLSDSSMPPTPVTPVTPTAPALPATPISPPPVSVVTKSISSAGSEPAKPSQSVLLVSSPTMPQLGTLLSTAQSSQTQPGPQAAPPRVVNHTTSSGLPQVRVVTAQSSLPAVSQQAPVVTQQQQPASVPQIRVPATATQTKVLPQTVMTLPVKAQTSPVQVQRPGSSVIGQTGITVTGLSAAHSPAVKPATSSPGSSATSTSSTTVIQNVAGQNIIKQVAITGQLGMKTQPGSSIPLTATNFRIQGKDVLRLPPSSITTDAKGQTVLRITPDMMATLAKSQVTTVKLTQDLFTAAAGSSTAGKGISATLHVTSNPVQTADSPAKTSTATSASSSPAGSTVVKVTPDLKTAEPTSSAFRLMPALGVTVADQKSKAITTVASTEAKPAATIRIVQGLGVMPPKAGQTITVATHAKQVPSSSAVSVAGTVHTSAVSLPTVSATVSKAVAVASGAVGTPITIGTGATAVRQVPVSTTVVSTSQAGKLPARITVPLSVISQPVKGKSVVTAPIIKGNLGANISGLGRNIILTTMPAGTKLIAGNKPVSFLTAQQLQQLQQQGQATQVRIQTVPASHLQQGTVSGSTKAVSTVVVTTAPSPKQTQDQL